From Calditrichota bacterium:
GCCGTGCCTCTGCTGCTCGACGCGCCTCTTCACGATCATCGAACGGCGTCCGGACACCGTTCACCTCGAGGTAAGTTTCCGCACCCTTCCCGGCGAGCAGGATGAGTTCGCCATCAATGGCATCGGCGACCGCACGTTCGATAGCCTCCCGGCGATCGACCTGCACCATAGCCCGACCCGATCGTATGGCATTCGGGGGCAATCCAGCTGCGATTTCGGCGCATATTTTGGCCGGCTCCTCAGTACGCGGATTGTCGCTCGTTATGATGACCTTATCAGCCCCTTCGGCAGCGATTTGCCCCATCACCGGCCTCTTGGTGCGATCCCTATCTCCTCCACAGCCGAACACCACGGTCAGCCGTGTCGGAGTCAGCCGCCGAAGCGAAGCAAGCGCTCGCTCGAGGGCATCGGGCGTATGAGAGTAGTCAACCAGCACCGTGAACGGCCCGGTAACCGCAGTCTCCATCCGGCCCGGCACCGCCTTGAGAGATTCTATGCCCCGGGCAATAATCGCTGGAGCAATACCCAGCCCTAACCCGACACTTGCTGCCAAAGCCACGTTATCTCCTTGAAAGAGCCCCACGAGGGGGGTATGAACTTCGAAATCGACGCCCCAACCGGTAATGCGAAAAGTCCCGCCCTTGCCGGTAGCACTGATTACCGCATAGCAAATCTGCCCTTCCCCGCCCCTCCGACCGCGCGTCCGGCGGGCGAATCCGATGCAATTAAGTCCTTCAACATCCACGAGTTCCCGATAGAGCATGCGTCCCCGCCGGTCTCCGGTATTGACCGCCGCTACGCCGCCGGGTGCTATCATGTCGAACAGTTTGCGTTTGGCGGCGAAGTAATTGGCGAAGGTCCGATGATAGTCGAGGTGGTCTCGCGACAGATTCGTGAACGCCGCCGCGCCATAGACCAATCCCTCAACCCGCCTTTGATCGAGCGCATGCGACGATACCTCCATCACCGCATGAGTGCAACCGGCGCCGACCATTTCGTCAAGCAGGCGGCAAGTGGTGTCGATATCCGGCGTCGTCAGCAGGGCTTCCATCTGGCGTCGCCTGGTGTCATAGCCGATCGTCGAGAGCATTCCACACTTCCCGCCCGAGGCTTCGACAATAGCCCGGATCAGGTGTACCGAACTGGTCTTGCCATTGGTTCCGGTTACTCCAATAAGGCAAAGTCGGGTCGCCGGGTACCGGTAGATCCGTTGCGACAAGCCAACCAACGCAACTCGTTCATCGGCTACCCGCACTGCAGGCAGCGGGAGAGCGTCGGGCAGCGGAGACGAGGTTACTAACATCACCGCACCGCGACGGGCGGCTTCACTAACGAACTCGACGCCCTTGGACCGCCCCCCCGACCGGGCAAAGAAGAGCCAGCCCGGCTCTATCAACCGCGAATCCTGGGCAATGCCGGTTATTGCTGCGTTGACTTCTCCTCTGGTATCAAGGACCTTGATCCCTTTAAAGAGAGCGTCGAACCGGTTCATCCTCCCTCGCGAGACCGATTCAAGGCACTTAACTCCGCGCTTCGAGGCGGCAGACGTCGCCCCAGTTGACGCGGGAGCCAGAGGAGGGATGTTGTTCGACGACCTTTCCGCGTCCGTTCACCTGGACCGTTAGTCCCGACTCGCTCGCCTTGCGAATCG
This genomic window contains:
- a CDS encoding UDP-N-acetylmuramoyl-L-alanyl-D-glutamate--2,6-diaminopimelate ligase, giving the protein MNRFDALFKGIKVLDTRGEVNAAITGIAQDSRLIEPGWLFFARSGGRSKGVEFVSEAARRGAVMLVTSSPLPDALPLPAVRVADERVALVGLSQRIYRYPATRLCLIGVTGTNGKTSSVHLIRAIVEASGGKCGMLSTIGYDTRRRQMEALLTTPDIDTTCRLLDEMVGAGCTHAVMEVSSHALDQRRVEGLVYGAAAFTNLSRDHLDYHRTFANYFAAKRKLFDMIAPGGVAAVNTGDRRGRMLYRELVDVEGLNCIGFARRTRGRRGGEGQICYAVISATGKGGTFRITGWGVDFEVHTPLVGLFQGDNVALAASVGLGLGIAPAIIARGIESLKAVPGRMETAVTGPFTVLVDYSHTPDALERALASLRRLTPTRLTVVFGCGGDRDRTKRPVMGQIAAEGADKVIITSDNPRTEEPAKICAEIAAGLPPNAIRSGRAMVQVDRREAIERAVADAIDGELILLAGKGAETYLEVNGVRTPFDDREEARRAAEARRLPGASC